In one Tripterygium wilfordii isolate XIE 37 chromosome 22, ASM1340144v1, whole genome shotgun sequence genomic region, the following are encoded:
- the LOC119991627 gene encoding loganic acid O-methyltransferase-like isoform X1 yields the protein MEKSIAMNGGDGPNSYTQNSKLQEAGSDVAKVLLSNSIKANLQIGSFCEGSFCEDSNQKAFTIVDYGCSVGPNTFASVQTILNSVQLKFKIHGIKSKKPEFLVFFNDHISNDFNTLFQALPVDRKYFAAGVAGSFHEQLFPKASVNFVHSAFALHWLRNVPDEVMKVDSVTWNKGRVTYVGSPDEVVKAYAAQFSRDMEAFLKSRSTEMAEDGLLAILMPCRPEGTAPADSIPMQVFACLGYALGDMAKEGIVDEALVDSFNLPIFIPTASEVKDLVSKIDCFSIEEVEETYYPPMLSTPEDAQRHSAHLRAAIEVILSKHFGSEVIDELFQRYAAKIFEFSKKPAFTRIEKLENLFMFVKKNAVSN from the exons ATGGAGAAATCAATTGCAATGAATGGAGGAGATGGCCCCAACAGCTACACCCAGAACTCCAAGCTCCAG GAAGCAGGATCAGATGTGGCAAAGGTGTTGTTAAGCAATTCAATAAAAGCAAATCTTCAAATTGGTAGCTTCTGTGAAGGTAGCTTCTGTGAAGATTCTAACCAGAAAGCTTTCACTATTGTTGATTATGGCTGTTCAGTTGGACCAAACACTTTTGCTTCTGTTCAAACTATATTGAACTCAGTCCAGCTCAAGTTCAAGATTCATGGCATCAAGTCAAAAAAACCGgaatttcttgtgtttttcaATGACCATATTAGCAATGATTTCAACACCCTCTTCCAAGCCCTTCCTGTAGACAGAAAATACTTTGCTGCAGGAGTGGCAGGCTCCTTCCATGAACAATTATTCCCCAAGGCCTCTGTTAATTTCGTGCATTCGGCTTTTGCGCTTcattggttaagaaacgttccTGATGAAGTGATGAAAGTAGACTCAGTTACATGGAACAAGGGGAGAGTTACTTATGTTGGGAGTCCTGATGAAGTTGTTAAGGCTTATGCTGCTCAATTTTCAAGAGACATGGAGGCATTTTTGAAGTCGAGGTCGACGGAGATGGCAGAAGATGGATTGCTGGCCATTCTGATGCCATGCCGGCCTGAGGGAACCGCCCCTGCTGACTCTATTCCAATGCAAGTCTTTGCTTGTTTGGGTTATGCACTTGGAGATATGGCGAAGGAG GGTATAGTGGATGAAGCTCTTGTGGACTCGTTCAATCTTCCCATTTTCATACCAACTGCATCTGAAGTAAAAGATTTGGTTTCCAAAATTGATTGTTTCAGCATTGAAGAGGTTGAGGAGACATATTACCCACCCATGCTTAGTACTCCTGAGGATGCTCAGCGTCATAGTGCACATCTCAGAGCAGCCATTGAAGTTATCCTAAGCAAGCACTTTGGTTCTGAAGTCATTGATGAACTTTTCCAAAGGTACGCGGCGAAGATTTTCGAATTCTCCAAGAAGCCTGCCTTTACCCGAATTGAGAAGTTGGAAAATTTGTTCATGTTTGTTAAGAAGAATGCAGTCTCCAACTAA
- the LOC119991214 gene encoding putative pentatricopeptide repeat-containing protein At3g47840 codes for MAASLSVGSRFRRLCSCATSSLVRTDPVSSTLVSEGTNHIDMLELNSRLKLFVKLGKLNDARKLFDKMPARDEVSWTTVISGYVSAMNSTEALALFSYFWVQPGLWVDPFILSLALKACGQNLNVNYGESLHGYSVKSGLGYSVFVGSALLDMYAKVGKVDHGCRIFSEMPIRNVVSWTAIITGLVRAGYNEDGLMYFCEMGRSKVEYDSHTFAIALKACADLGALNYGRELHCQTMKRGFYETSYVANTLATMYNKCGKLDYCLFLFERMITKDVASWTTIITMYVQMGQEETAIEAFIRMRNSAVSPNEFTFSKVISGCANLGRLEWGTQLHAHVLHLGLVNSLSVANSLMTLYSNCGYLTFASIMFHEMPNRDVVSWSTIIAGYHQQGYGEEAFEYLSWMRRDGPKPTEFAFASVLSVSGSMAILDQGKQLHAHVLSVGLQSRAMIQSSLIHMYSKCGGIKEAAKVFDEVESVDIISWTAMINGYAEHGYSREAIYLFEKIPRVDLRPDSVTFIGVLTACSHAGLVDLGLRYFNLISEEYQINPTREHYGCMIDLLCRAGRVSDAEQMIQTMPFYRDDVVWSTLLRACRIHGDVDCGKRAAEKILELDPNCAGTHITLANLYAAKGQWKEAANMRKLMKEKGVIKEPGWSWIKIMDQVAVFVAGDRAHPQVEDIYCLLDLLASREELTLEELISILSSIED; via the coding sequence ATGGCTGCTTCTCTATCAGTTGGGTCTCGCTTCAGGAGACTATGTTCCTGTGCAACTTCAAGCCTAGTACGCACGGACCCTGTCTCTTCCACATTGGTAAGCGAAGGCACCAATCACATAGACATGCTCGAACTCAACTCTCGATTGAAGCTATTTGTGAAACTGGGAAAATTGAATGATGCCCGCAAGTTATTCGATAAAATGCCTGCCAGAGACGAGGTTTCATGGACCACTGTAATATCGGGCTATGTCAGTGCAATGAACTCTACAGAGGCATTGGCTTTGTTCTCATATTTCTGGGTCCAACCAGGACTATGGGTGGATCCCTTCATTCTTAGCCTTGCGCTCAAGGCTTGTGGACAAAATTTGAATGTGAATTATGGTGAATCATTGCATGGATATTCAGTTAAAAGTGGATTGGGTTACTCAGTTTTCGTCGGGAGTGCACTTCTTGACATGTACGCAAAAGTTGGCAAAGTCGACCATGGTTGTCGAATCTTTAGTGAGATGCCAATAAGAAATGTGGTATCTTGGACTGCCATCATTACTGGACTCGTTCGTGCTGGTTATAATGAAGATGGGTTAATGTACTTCTGTGAAATGGGTAGATCAAAGGTGGAGTACGACTCACATACATTTGCTATAGCATTGAAGGCCTGTGCTGATTTGGGTGCTCTTAATTATGGAAGGGAGCTTCATTGTCAAACGATGAAGAGAGGCTTTTATGAGACCTCTTACGTGGCTAACACTCTTGCAACTATGTATAATAAGTGTGGGAAGCTAGATTACTGTTTGTTCTTGTTTGAAAGAATGATCACAAAAGATGTCGCCTCTTGGACAACAATTATCACAATGTATGTTCAAATGGGTCAAGAGGAAACGGCTATTGAAGCGTTCATCAGAATGAGAAATTCGGCTGTGAGTCCCAACGAGTTCACTTTTTCGAAAGTTATTTCTGGTTGTGCCAACCTTGGGAGACTTGAATGGGGGACACAGTTACATGCACATGTTTTACATTTGGGCCTTGTGAATTCTTTATCTGTGGCCAATTCCCTTATGACCTTGTATTCAAACTGTGGATATTTAACTTTTGCTTCAATTATGTTTCATGAAATGCCGAACAGAGATGTTGTTTCATGGAGCACAATTATTGCAGGGTATCATCAACAAGGCTATGGGGAAGAAGCTTTTGAGTATCTATCCTGGATGAGAAGAGACGGCCCTAAACCAACTGAGTTTGCCTTTGCTAGTGTGCTTAGTGTGTCTGGGAGCATGGCAATTCTAGATCAAGGGAAACAACTACACGCTCATGTTCTTTCCGTTGGATTACAAAGTAGAGCTATGATACAAAGTTCTTTGATCCATATGTATTCAAAATGTGGGGGTATAAAGGAGGCTGCAAAAGTATTTGACGAGGTGGAAAGTGTTGATATAATTTCGTGGACAGCCATGATTAATGGATATGCTGAACATGGATACAGCCGAGAagcaatttatttatttgagaaGATTCCTAGGGTAGATTTGAGACCAGATTCTGTGACCTTCATCGGTGTCCTTACTGCTTGTAGCCATGCTGGGCTTGTTGATCTTGGTCTCAGATATTTCAATTTGATTAGTGAAGAATACCAAATTAATCCTACAAGAGAGCACTATGGCTGCATGATTGATCTTCTTTGCAGAGCTGGACGAGTAAGTGATGCTGAGCAAATGATCCAAACTATGCCATTTTATCGTGATGACGTTGTTTGGTCAACTCTACTTAGAGCATGTAGAATTCATGGAGATGTCGATTGTGGGAAGCGTGCTGCTGAGAAGATTCTTGAATTAGATCCAAATTGTGCGGGTACTCACATTACTCTTGCCAACTTATATGCTGCCAAAGGGCAGTGGAAAGAAGCAGCaaatatgaggaagttgatgaAGGAGAAGGGCGTAATTAAGGAGCCCGGATGGTCTTGGATTAAGATTATGGACCAGGTTGCTGTGTTTGTAGCTGGAGATAGGGCTCATCCGCAAGTTGAAGATATATACTGCTTGTTGGATTTACTTGCTTCAAGGGAAGAATTGACTCTTGAGGAATTGATTTCTATTCTAAGTTCTATTGAAGATTAG